From Orcinus orca chromosome 3, mOrcOrc1.1, whole genome shotgun sequence, a single genomic window includes:
- the C3H19orf38 gene encoding protein HIDE1 isoform X4 produces the protein MEGVGRGESPFQRPSVCVQLPANEETLGSNRPWFFFPCSGLTGGAGSEPWAALVSARFPGQTREERCPGPSCSLQPPPLSCFAGSLAIPAPSIMLVPPHPSSQKDPIHIACMAPRDFPGANFTLYQGEEVVQLLQAPVDQLEVIFNLSGGSREVPGGPFRCQYGVLGELRQPQLSNLSEPMHVSFPGSENPAGPRLTSPPQTCPSITPCSPSPK, from the exons atggaaggggtggggaggggagagagtccCTTTCAGCgcccaagtgtgtgtgtgcaacTTCCTGCCAATGAGGAAACACTCGGCTCAAATCGGCCCTGGTTCTTCTTTCCTTGCTCTGGCCTCACAGGAGGAGCTGGCAGTGAGCCGTGGGCCGCGCTGGTCTCAGCCAGATTTCCTGGCCAAACGCGCGAGGAGAGATGCCCTGGACCGTCCTGCTCTTTGCAGCCG CCTCCCCTATCTTGCTTCGCAGGCTCCTTGGCTATCCCGGCGCCATCCATCATGCTGGTGCCCCCACATCCCAGCAGCCAGAAGGACCCCATCCACATCGCGTGCATGGCCCCCAGGGATTTCCCGGGGGCGAATTTCACACTGTATCAAGGGGAGGAGGTGGTGCAGCTCCTGCAGGCCCCTGTGGACCAGCTCGAGGTCATCTTCAACCTGAGTGGTGGCAGCAGGGAGGTTCCAGGGGGACCATTCCGCTGCCAGTATGGCGTGCTCGGCGAGCTCAGGCAGCCTCAACTGTCGAACCTCAGTGAGCCCATGCACGTCTCCTTCCCAG GGAGCGAGAATCCTGCTGGGCCCAGGTTAACTTCGCCACCACAG ACATGTCCTTCGATAACTCCCTGTTCACCATCTCC AAAATGA
- the C3H19orf38 gene encoding protein HIDE1 isoform X1: protein MEGVGRGESPFQRPSVCVQLPANEETLGSNRPWFFFPCSGLTGGAGSEPWAALVSARFPGQTREERCPGPSCSLQPPPLSCFAGSLAIPAPSIMLVPPHPSSQKDPIHIACMAPRDFPGANFTLYQGEEVVQLLQAPVDQLEVIFNLSGGSREVPGGPFRCQYGVLGELRQPQLSNLSEPMHVSFPVPTWILALSLSLAGAFLLLAGLVTTALVVRKVKVKKLQKKRERESCWAQVNFATTDMSFDNSLFTISKMTSEEDAATQDAPSGSAATPGNSGTRKRPTSTSSSPEPPEFSTFRAC, encoded by the exons atggaaggggtggggaggggagagagtccCTTTCAGCgcccaagtgtgtgtgtgcaacTTCCTGCCAATGAGGAAACACTCGGCTCAAATCGGCCCTGGTTCTTCTTTCCTTGCTCTGGCCTCACAGGAGGAGCTGGCAGTGAGCCGTGGGCCGCGCTGGTCTCAGCCAGATTTCCTGGCCAAACGCGCGAGGAGAGATGCCCTGGACCGTCCTGCTCTTTGCAGCCG CCTCCCCTATCTTGCTTCGCAGGCTCCTTGGCTATCCCGGCGCCATCCATCATGCTGGTGCCCCCACATCCCAGCAGCCAGAAGGACCCCATCCACATCGCGTGCATGGCCCCCAGGGATTTCCCGGGGGCGAATTTCACACTGTATCAAGGGGAGGAGGTGGTGCAGCTCCTGCAGGCCCCTGTGGACCAGCTCGAGGTCATCTTCAACCTGAGTGGTGGCAGCAGGGAGGTTCCAGGGGGACCATTCCGCTGCCAGTATGGCGTGCTCGGCGAGCTCAGGCAGCCTCAACTGTCGAACCTCAGTGAGCCCATGCACGTCTCCTTCCCAG TGCCCACCTGGATCCTGGCACTCTCCTTGAGCCTGGCTGGAGCCTTCCTCCTCCTCGCTGGGCTGGTGACCACTGCGTTGGTCGTCAGGAAAG ttAAAGTAAAAAAGTTGCAGAAGAAACG GGAGCGAGAATCCTGCTGGGCCCAGGTTAACTTCGCCACCACAG ACATGTCCTTCGATAACTCCCTGTTCACCATCTCC AAAATGACTTCAGAAGAAGACGCAGCCACCCAGGATGCTCCCTCAGGCTCTGCGGCGACACCTGGCAACTCTGGGACCCGGAAGAGGCCCACCTCCACGTCATCCTCACCTGAGCCCCCAGAATTCAGCACATTCCGGGCCTGCTAG
- the C3H19orf38 gene encoding protein HIDE1 isoform X3 has protein sequence MPWTVLLFAAGSLAIPAPSIMLVPPHPSSQKDPIHIACMAPRDFPGANFTLYQGEEVVQLLQAPVDQLEVIFNLSGGSREVPGGPFRCQYGVLGELRQPQLSNLSEPMHVSFPVPTWILALSLSLAGAFLLLAGLVTTALVVRKVKVKKLQKKRERESCWAQVNFATTDMSFDNSLFTISKMTSEEDAATQDAPSGSAATPGNSGTRKRPTSTSSSPEPPEFSTFRAC, from the exons ATGCCCTGGACCGTCCTGCTCTTTGCAGCCG GCTCCTTGGCTATCCCGGCGCCATCCATCATGCTGGTGCCCCCACATCCCAGCAGCCAGAAGGACCCCATCCACATCGCGTGCATGGCCCCCAGGGATTTCCCGGGGGCGAATTTCACACTGTATCAAGGGGAGGAGGTGGTGCAGCTCCTGCAGGCCCCTGTGGACCAGCTCGAGGTCATCTTCAACCTGAGTGGTGGCAGCAGGGAGGTTCCAGGGGGACCATTCCGCTGCCAGTATGGCGTGCTCGGCGAGCTCAGGCAGCCTCAACTGTCGAACCTCAGTGAGCCCATGCACGTCTCCTTCCCAG TGCCCACCTGGATCCTGGCACTCTCCTTGAGCCTGGCTGGAGCCTTCCTCCTCCTCGCTGGGCTGGTGACCACTGCGTTGGTCGTCAGGAAAG ttAAAGTAAAAAAGTTGCAGAAGAAACG GGAGCGAGAATCCTGCTGGGCCCAGGTTAACTTCGCCACCACAG ACATGTCCTTCGATAACTCCCTGTTCACCATCTCC AAAATGACTTCAGAAGAAGACGCAGCCACCCAGGATGCTCCCTCAGGCTCTGCGGCGACACCTGGCAACTCTGGGACCCGGAAGAGGCCCACCTCCACGTCATCCTCACCTGAGCCCCCAGAATTCAGCACATTCCGGGCCTGCTAG
- the C3H19orf38 gene encoding protein HIDE1 isoform X2, which produces MFGDQSKSGGAGSEPWAALVSARFPGQTREERCPGPSCSLQPPPLSCFAGSLAIPAPSIMLVPPHPSSQKDPIHIACMAPRDFPGANFTLYQGEEVVQLLQAPVDQLEVIFNLSGGSREVPGGPFRCQYGVLGELRQPQLSNLSEPMHVSFPVPTWILALSLSLAGAFLLLAGLVTTALVVRKVKVKKLQKKRERESCWAQVNFATTDMSFDNSLFTISKMTSEEDAATQDAPSGSAATPGNSGTRKRPTSTSSSPEPPEFSTFRAC; this is translated from the exons ATGTTTGGAGACCAAAGCAAATCTG GAGGAGCTGGCAGTGAGCCGTGGGCCGCGCTGGTCTCAGCCAGATTTCCTGGCCAAACGCGCGAGGAGAGATGCCCTGGACCGTCCTGCTCTTTGCAGCCG CCTCCCCTATCTTGCTTCGCAGGCTCCTTGGCTATCCCGGCGCCATCCATCATGCTGGTGCCCCCACATCCCAGCAGCCAGAAGGACCCCATCCACATCGCGTGCATGGCCCCCAGGGATTTCCCGGGGGCGAATTTCACACTGTATCAAGGGGAGGAGGTGGTGCAGCTCCTGCAGGCCCCTGTGGACCAGCTCGAGGTCATCTTCAACCTGAGTGGTGGCAGCAGGGAGGTTCCAGGGGGACCATTCCGCTGCCAGTATGGCGTGCTCGGCGAGCTCAGGCAGCCTCAACTGTCGAACCTCAGTGAGCCCATGCACGTCTCCTTCCCAG TGCCCACCTGGATCCTGGCACTCTCCTTGAGCCTGGCTGGAGCCTTCCTCCTCCTCGCTGGGCTGGTGACCACTGCGTTGGTCGTCAGGAAAG ttAAAGTAAAAAAGTTGCAGAAGAAACG GGAGCGAGAATCCTGCTGGGCCCAGGTTAACTTCGCCACCACAG ACATGTCCTTCGATAACTCCCTGTTCACCATCTCC AAAATGACTTCAGAAGAAGACGCAGCCACCCAGGATGCTCCCTCAGGCTCTGCGGCGACACCTGGCAACTCTGGGACCCGGAAGAGGCCCACCTCCACGTCATCCTCACCTGAGCCCCCAGAATTCAGCACATTCCGGGCCTGCTAG
- the TMED1 gene encoding transmembrane emp24 domain-containing protein 1: MMAAGAALALALWLLLPPVGVGGAGPPPIQDGEFTFLLPAGRKQCFYQSAPANASLETEYQVIGGAGLDVDFTLESPQGVLLVSESRKADGVHTVEPTEAGDYKLCFDNSFSTISEKLVFFELIFDSLQDDEEVEGWAEAVEPEEMLDVKMEDIKESIETMRIRLERSIQMLTLLRAFEARDRNLQEGNLERVNFWSAVNVAVLLLVAVLQVCTLKRFFQDKRPVPT, from the exons ATGATGGCGGCCGGCGCGGCCTTAGCCTTGGCCCTGTGGCTACTATTGCCgccagtgggggtgggaggggcagggcccccGCCGATCCAGGACGGCGAGTTCACGTTCCTACTGCCTGCGGGGCGGAAGCAATGTTTCTATCAATCCGCGCCGGCCAATGCAAGCCTTGAGACTGAGTACCAG GTGATCGGAGGTGCTGGGCTGGACGTGGATTTCACTCTGGAGAGCCCTCAGGGAGTGCTGCTGGTCAGTGAGTCCCGCAAGGCAGACGGTGTGCACAC GGTGGAGCCCACGGAGGCCGGGGATTACAAGCTGTGCTTTGACAACTCCTTCAGCACCATCTCAGAGAAGCTGGTGTTCTTTGAACTCATCTTTGACAGCCTGCAGGATGATGAGGAGGTGGAGGGTTGGGCAGAGGCTGTGGAGCCCGAGGAGATGCTGGATGTCAAGATGGAGGACATCAAG GAGTCCATCGAGACCATGAGGATCCGGCTTGAGCGCAGCATCCAAATGCTGACTCTGCTGCGGGCCTTTGAGGCACGTGACCGCAACCTGCAAGAGGGCAACCTGGAGCGGGTCAACTTCTGGTCTGCTGTGAACGTGGCTGTGTTGCTGCTCGTGGCTGTGCTGCAAGTCTGCACGCTCAAGCGCTTCTTTCAAGACAAGCGGCCCGTGCCTACGTAG